The sequence atatttgaGGGCATAACatctgatattaaaaatataacttttatgcCTCGGTCTTCAACATTGCATTGACAGCCACATGTAGCCCCCATCCTGTAAATGTCTCTGACCTTAGGAATTCTAGCTgtaagaaaattatattaaaggTTTAGCCGTTGTCATCTCAGGTAATTAGGCAGTATCCAGTTGAAGAAATAATTCTCGTAATGTGTTGTTTACAGTGGTTGTGTATTGGTTACTCTGCCAGAGAAATCTAGACATATATAACTTAAATTTGTTATGAAGGtggaaaattttgtcatttttaaagattttaagtaAAATGCAATGGCTGAAagtacctttttatttattttttttggaatgtTAAGTACTAAATTTCAGGCCTTAAAATCAATCTTTGTGATAGTCATTTTCaaccaaatttctttttatttaaagagtagaagatggagaaggaaatggcaacccactccagtattcttgcctgggaaatcccatggacagaagagcctggcaggctacagtccatggggttgttagagtcggacatgacttagcaactcaacaacaacaacatggattTGTCAGTTTCTGTTATGAGTACTGtaagaagttaaataattaaaagcattatttgtgataaaataaaaagtggaagagtttttaataaatgtttattgacttGAATTAAATTGGAAAACTTAATCATAGGATCAAGAAGTTGAGACTGAATTAAAGACTGGATTTTGTATCTGTTCTAAAGTGAATTCTAATAAAACATGGTCTGCTAGACACTGTCCTTAACAAatattctgctttattttgtcTCAGTATGTTTTTGGGCAAAgtgtataaaaatatgtatttctgctCTAGTAAGTGTAGTTTACAGAGCATAATATTATAGTTTTGTGGGGTTTTATTATACagaaatatatgtaacataaagttcatcattttaaccatttttaagtgtatagtgcATTAGATACATTGACGGTGTTATACAGTTATCACCACTATGCATTTCCAGAAGTTTTTCATTATCTCAAACAAGAAGCTTTGTACCCATTACACCACTCTCAGCCCCTGGTAAActcttttttttgtctctgaGTTCACTTATTCTAAGTACCCCAAATAAGTTGAATCATGCAATAGTTGTCCGTTGGTgtctgctttatttcacttagtatgcttccaaggttcatctgtgttgtagcatgtatcagaatttcattcttttctgaggctgaataatattccattgtatgtactgAATTGGCCAAAATGCTCATCTGGATTTTCccataagatggtatggaaaaacccaaacaaactttttgaccaacccaatatatggtacattttgtttatccattcgtcCATAGGTGGATGTGtggattgtttccaccttttggctgttgtgaataacgCTGCTGTGAACGTGGGTTTACATGTATCTGTTTGAGCCCCTCCTTTCCGGTCTTCGATCCTACTTAGAAGTGgagttgctgaatcatatggcaattctatgtttaactttctgaggaatcGTCAAACTTTTCCAAAACAGCCGCACCATTTTTTATTCTCACCTGCAGTGCTTAAcggttccaatttcttcacatccttgacaacactttttattttctgtttttcatagtaGCCATTCAACTAGTgtctcattgttttgatttgcacttccctcaTGACtagaaactccaggagatgagggaagacagaggagctgggcatgctgcagtccttggggtttcaGAGAGTTGACAACAATGACAAGTAACAgcgaacatcttttcatgtgcatattggacacttgtatatcttctttgaagaaatgtcttgagtcctttgcatatttttgaatggggtttgggggttttttgttgttgagttgtaggattttattttcttccattctgtggcttgtcttttcagtCTTTTGATAGTATTCTTTGatgcacaaatatttttaattttgctgaacttttgtttattttttctttggttgccTTGCATAATTAATTTTTGATAGTTAACCATCTGTGTATAAAATTGCTATTAGGATGGCACAGTATTTCCTGAGATAAAAGATAAAGTAGAATAAACAATGAATTTAGTGTTAGGTCTTCCATCCTTGAAACCGAGTTTCTTCATTTACCTACCCTTAGAGCTTTGTTGGGCTTTTGGAGAAAGTAAGAGAAAGTAAGAGAAGAGGTATCAAGTTATTTTCATCAAATTTCTGGTGAAGATACATTTTCTGTGAAATAGTGGTATTACTTACCTCCCAAACTTCTGAGGcctaatgttgttgttcagttgctaagtgagTCCAGCACCCTGCAGCCCCATGCACCGCAATGCGCCAGGCCTttccgtccttcactgtctccctggtttgctcagactcaggtccgttgagttggtgatgccatccagccatctcatccactgttgcccccttctgctcctgccctcagtctttcccagaatcagggtcttttctaatgagtcagctcttcacatcaggtggccaaaatattggagcttcagcttcagcaccaacccttgcaatgaatattcagggttgatttcctttaggattgactggcttgatctccatgctgtccacgggactctgaagagtcttctcaaacaccacagttcaaaagcatcaattcttcggtgctcagctttctttataatccatctctcacatccgtacgtgactactggaaaaaccatagctttaactagatggacctttgttgacaaagtgatatctctgcttttaatacactgtctaggttggtcatagctgtttttcaaaggagaaagtgtcttttaatttcatggctgcagtcaccatccacattgattttgaagcccaagaaaatgaaatctgacactgtttccatatttcccccatccatttgccatcaagtgatgggaccagatgccataatcttcgttttttgattgttgagttttaagacagctttttctctctcctctttcaccttcatcaagaggctctttagttcctcttcactttctgccataagtgtgatgtcatctgtatatctgagcttgttgatatttctcctggcagtcttgattccagcttgtgatttatccagcccagcacttcgtatgatgtactctgcatgtaagttaaataagcagggtgacagtatgcagccttgacgttctcctttcccagttttgaaccagtggttgttccatgtccagttctaactgttgcttcttcacctgcatacaggtttcacaggaggcaggtaagatggtctggtattcccatctctttcagaattttcagtttgtGGAATATACACTTTGactgtgatctacacaatcaaaggctttagcatagtcagtgaagcagaagtagatgtttttctggaactctctagttttttctgtgatccagcggatgttggcaatttgatgtcctattcctctgctttttctaaatccagcttgtacatctggaagttctcagttctaCTGTTGACACCTAGCTTGacggattttgagcattattttgctagcatgtgaaatgagtacaacttTGTGGGAGCTTGAACTCAAGTTCTTTGGCATAGTTTGACCTAGTATGCGTTTATAGTAAAGATTGCTTTATGAgtaagaaaatgattattttaatggagttaatttttgtttttttcctcaaggCCTATATGAACCCAATAGCAATGGCCAGATCAAGGGGTCCAATCCAGTCTTCAGGTCCAACGATCCAAGATTACTTGAATCGACCAAGGCCTACCTGGTATTTGTGAAACAATTTacctatgtaaatatatataaggttttcataaatgttttaaagGTCATTTTACAACTTCTACTGATTGCCAAGCAGTTGCTAGATACATCATCATTTGAAGTAGTATTTAATATGTGCTTACTTTTGAACGTATAAAACACATGCATGAATATAAAGCAAGCATTTCGGAACCCACCACCTAGTATAGCTAAAGCACTGCCAGAGAACCTTTCATACCAAACACATCTCTGTCTCCTGAAAGAGACCTTAACCTTGCAGCATTCCAGGCTATTTGAAATGGTAGGTTTGAATAATTTAACCTTTCTTTGAGGTGTAACAAGtgttgagaaagaaaatgttaggcCTTGTTTCTGGTTTTATCTGCTGGCTTTACAGTATGTTAGGATTTCCCACTGTCTAAGTTGTGTgttaaagtttgttttgttttgcccttGTTGAGTGGCTCTgatcttttgtaaataaagcatCATAGCtctaacattattatttttcagtatgtCTTGTTATTAAATACCCATACTCCTGAAGTGACATAAGAGAAGATTCAGAGCTGTTAGCTTTTTATTCCTTCTAAGGGCCCCCAAGAGCTGGGCAGCTATAGTTGAAACTTGTGCTTACACACAACAAGGAATCCTTCCTTTGAGTTAAATACAAAGTAAGCTGTGTCTGCCCCTTCATCAGTGCCATTGTTTATTGTTGCAGCatacaggaaaataaattattgcAAAACAAAGTGTGTTTTATCTTTAAGATTGGGGAGAAGGGATGaatactttttatctttttttttttttgagaagggaaaggggaagtgCCTAAGCTAGTGAATTATACATGTGGTCAGACATCCCCAAGACAACCCTCAGGTTGGGTAATTGCTAGAAGGATTCACAGATAGTTGTACTCATGGGCAAGATTTATTATGGTAGAAGGATACCAGGCACAGTCAGCAGAGGAGAAAGGCACACGGGGAGAAGTCCGGGGGAGACTGGGAGTCAGCTTCTAGGACTGCTCTGTGGAGTCGCACAGGATGCTGCCTTTAATCCCCTCAGCGGTGAGTTGTGATAACATGTGTGAGGTGTGGCCAGCTAGTGTGATCCAGTATGTCCAGCTTTTTTACTGGTGATTGGTCAGCCTCTGCCTATCAGCTGCCAAAATTTCAGACTTCCAAAAGGAATGCAGATGTTCATATAAACTGTTGTATGTGTATAGATAGGCATGGTGAGCGCTCTTATCAGGGGACGGTGCCAAAATCTAAGTTCCCAGATGCCAGCCGGGGCCGCTCTTTCTTGTAAGCAGGTGCATTATAAAGTGGGTGATTTAGTAGTAGACTGTAGTAGTTCAGTCATACAGGCCTTAACTCACCCTGACACTGCAGCTACTCGCTTTGTGACCTTCCCTAAGCTGCAGCCTCTTTCTCTCCTATATAATGGGAGTAGTAATGCTACCTTTTCTCagaggattgttgtgaggattaaaggaggaTGTATTTAAAACAGTACCtgttgtgtgcctgtgtgctcacttgctaagtcatttccaacatggactatagcccaccaggctcctctgtccatgggagtctccatgcaagaatactggagtgggttaccatttcctccaggggatcttcccagcccagggattgaacctgtgactcttgtattgacaggcagattctttaccactgagccacctaggaagcccttaccTACTGTATGGAAGTACTCAAATGTTTGGTGTTTAAATAttagtgtatatttatataaacttatataaatttaaatacatataaatttttataaaatattagttcTTATAAACCCATGTTCTGGAGAGGAATGATTATGTTATCTGATAGGATTTGTTATGATAATTAATTTACAAGGACATGAGCAAAGGAATTTTAAATGTAGCAACACTGGAACTGGAATGGAGGCTTATTAGGATATTAAAAAACTATGGAATTTTTGTTGTCAGCATCCATCTCTAATTTGAACTGCTTGAAAATTTATTGTACATTCTATTTTTGAAGGGAAGAACTGAAAGaacaactagaaaagaaaaagaaaggctccAAGGCATTGgctgaatttgaagaaaaaatgaatgagGTTTGTAAATTGTGCCTTTATAGAAAAAGACACTAATCTTTTttcttacaataaaaaaaatgagataatttttaaTAAGCCGAGAGCTTGGGCCTAGCTCTTTAAGGGGACTCTATTTTAGAAGTGTTTTTGTTACATTGAATATGATTTGTATTTAAGTAtttgacttctttaaaaaagaaatagagaaaactgtCTTACGGTGATTTAAATCATCTTACGTTTTCTAAGTGTTAGGTTCGTCCCTCCTCTCCCCTGGTCCCCAGGCCTCCATCTTACCCTGGGATTTCCACCGTGATGTTTGCGTGTTTGATTACAAATCTACATGTAGTATTTCAGCCACAGTATAGATTAATTGAACTTTTATTGTCTGGAAAGAGAATTTAACCacctttcttaaaaagaaaaaagttctcagTCTTAGTAATAACACCTACTCCTCCTTTCAGTATACAGTGTGGAATTTCCACCTCATAATATCCTCTTTGAAAGGAACTCATTAGAGGCTCCTTTGGTGACGGGGAAAAGGATTCTTAAGCCTGCAGCATCTTTTGACTGTAATTAGAGGCTGAGATGGGAGCAGGAtagaggatggaaggaaggaagtagTTGTCTGCACATTTCAGTATAAAAGGGGAAGGGGCGacaggctgagatggttggatggcatcaccgactcaacggacatgagttagcgcaaactcagggaaataataaaggacagggaagcctggcgtgctgcagtccatgggctctcaaagagctgggcacaacttagtggctgaacaacaatggGCAGCAACATTTAGATATATTAGGAGGGGAGAGACGACCTCTGatgtgtttataatttttctgcagaactggaagaaagaactagaaaaacaCAGGGAGAAATTGTTAAGTGGAAGTGAGAGCTCATCCAAAAAAAGACAGGTaatgccatttttattttatcgCTATTCTTACTCTCAGAGTTCGGTTTACATAGTAATGCTGTGTACTGCTGTTAATAAGTCCACTGGAAAACACTACCTTATTTAGATttgtatttgtttgcttttagagaaagaaaaaagaaaagaagaaatctggTAGGGTGAgcaaaagttttccattttttctaagtgTTATATTCAAGAGcctacaaaacaaaaagtaagagTAATTGATACAAACTGTATGCTAACTCTAGATAAGTCAGAGTCTGAAGGTCCTTTGGTAGTTATGGGTGGTTTTCTTCTGTTAGTGATAATAAAAGGAAGGTGCTGACCTCCTTATAATCTTGTGACTCCTTCGTTACAATTAAAGAGGGAAAATTGACTACTACTGCCACATCTTTTGTTACTTTGGGGGGGGTGTGAAATTTGACATTTAATATTTAAGTCATATGGCATCTGTTTCTCAGAAACTAGATTGATTTCGTTAAGTATTTGAGAGACTTAGTAAAAGAAAAGTTCCTGCATCTCACAAGCTTTAATTGTTTTGTGTTTGGTCAAGTATTCATCTTCTTCTTCATCAAGCTCTGATTCTTCCAGCAGTTCTTCAGATTCTGAAGACGAGGTAATGTTTGCTGCCGTGATGAAGTGTGAAATACATGACATGGCATTTCTGATATCTTTCATAGCAAGGGGAAACCTGTTATGAAGTGTCTGTTGGAAATGTTTACTTCCAAGTTTTGATTGATTATTTCTGAGAGCACTGACATGAATAAATAACTAGATACTTAAAATATtggtaaatgtattttttagattcctaaATTCGTCTTGTTCATTTAAGAATATTAGTAGAAGAAAtggatttaaaaatcacaaagtcCATTTTAGCTAAGAATTACATGTGACTCAAATcacttaatgtttttaattttaaaaaatgatgtatgtatgttatattttaaatattaattttaaaataaaacatatttacaaGCTGATATTTTCATTAAGTTTTGTTCATTGATGAAGTTTTGATGTCAATTAAATGCAACGAATATATGCAACGAAACAAAGCAAATTATTTATGTTTCATGTAGgataaaagacaaggaaaaaggaaaaagaaaaaaaagagtcgTTCACATAAATCTTCTGAAGATTCCATGTCAGAAACTGAATCAGACAATAAGGTAAAATTGTTTAAATGAGCAATGTTTTGGATAGCAGACATTtacttagattttctttttttttttttttttagattttcttttcattcttactaTCTTAAATAGCTCTCAGCGTTGAAATGTGACACTGTTTTTTGTACTTTGATGCTCTGTGCCGCTTAATTGGTGCACTTAATATTGTACATAgggcattttattgttttctaaatgCTCTAACATATAGATAGGTCTCTGTGTCTCAAAATTTTCATGGTAACTTTATGATAAACATGGCAGACATTGTTTTTCCCATCTTCATAAAGAATTTGTAGTGCAGATATAAAGCATCTTGCTTAAATTCATACAAATAGTATTAGAATTGAAAGTTGAATCTGTCTTTTGATATCTGATCCTTTTTATGGTACTATACCTCATCTGTTCTGTACTATCCAGAATTATCAGGTACAGTTAACTCTCAAACATTAGTGGTGATAAGAAATACATGCaggttataataaaaatgtagattCCTGGGCCCCATCTCCACAGTGTGATTTAGTGAGGCTGATTAGGATCAGAAGTCTACATTTTTAACAAATAGTCTCTATGATTCTGACGTGGTATTTCACAATTGACAAGCACTGTCCTGGGGGTCAAGGAGAACAAAACCACTGTGTGTTTTTATGGCGGATATCTGCTTGACCTACTGAGATTTCTTCTGATAAAATGCCTGGCATCTAGAAAGTACTCAGTAGATGGtagttttgttttaaagcagAAGAGCCAGTTTAATGATActgatagctaacatttattgaacgcCTGCTATGTATTAGGCCTAGTTCTAAGCACTTAACTTTTAACTCAGTCCTCTCAGCAACTCTATGAAGTAGATATTtatcccattttatggataaggaaggctgagagaggttaaTAGCTAGCTCAGAGAGATTCAAAAGTagaaattcttgcctggaagtagATTTCTTTCAATCATAATCACCTTCTTGATATTTTTGTTCATTGTGGTATAATGCTAtatctttcacatttaaaattaatatatatatatatttgtttaggatagttta is a genomic window of Odocoileus virginianus isolate 20LAN1187 ecotype Illinois chromosome 1, Ovbor_1.2, whole genome shotgun sequence containing:
- the FAM133B gene encoding protein FAM133B isoform X2; translation: MGKRDNRVAYMNPIAMARSRGPIQSSGPTIQDYLNRPRPTWEELKEQLEKKKKGSKALAEFEEKMNENWKKELEKHREKLLSGSESSSKKRQRKKKEKKKSGRYSSSSSSSSDSSSSSSDSEDEDKRQGKRKKKKKSRSHKSSEDSMSETESDNKDSLKKKKKSKDATEKEKDIKGLSKKRKMYPEDKPLSSESESESEYTEEVRAKKKKSSEEREKTTEKTKKKKKHKKHSKKKKKKAASSSPDSP